A window from Sinanaerobacter sp. ZZT-01 encodes these proteins:
- the nhaC gene encoding Na+/H+ antiporter NhaC, protein MGKKIPMWQIAIVMLITIALLIYSIVFTGYGELHIPLIIAAMVAAVVSISNGWKWSFLEQGIISSISRSMQSCLILLTVGILIGVWKAAGVIPGMIYYGLNIISPGIFLVTACILCGIVALAIGSSWSVAGTVGVAMIGIAVGLGINPAMAAGAVVSGSYFGDKMSPLSDTTNLAPTVAGATLFDHIQHMVWTVTPSLLISLVIYAILGMGKGSGDVDLSLATTLQDEILNEFSISPILLIAPILLIAIVVLKVPALPGLMGGIIVGLIFMVTMQGIPVNEWFGIMHYGYESISEVALNDDYTVADLLGGGGMSSMLWTVNLILCAMTFGGIMDCTGMLAALAEALLKVAKSTGALVTVTVCSCIFVNIIASDQYLSIILPGRMYKEAFEDKKLKAKNLSRCLEDSGTITSALVPWNTCGASMTKFLGVDTFAYAPYAFLNWINPLVSIFYGFTGISMEKMTDEEYEALLEQRRLDAEIAAKSIE, encoded by the coding sequence ATGGGTAAAAAAATTCCTATGTGGCAGATTGCAATTGTAATGCTTATCACTATTGCACTTCTGATTTATTCCATCGTCTTTACCGGTTACGGTGAATTACACATTCCTTTAATTATCGCAGCAATGGTAGCAGCAGTTGTATCTATTTCCAATGGTTGGAAATGGAGTTTCTTAGAGCAAGGTATCATCTCTAGTATTTCCCGTTCCATGCAATCTTGTTTAATTTTATTAACTGTAGGTATTCTTATTGGTGTTTGGAAAGCTGCCGGAGTTATTCCGGGAATGATTTATTACGGCTTAAACATCATCTCTCCGGGAATCTTTCTAGTAACAGCTTGTATACTTTGCGGCATCGTTGCACTTGCAATCGGAAGCTCTTGGTCCGTAGCAGGTACTGTAGGTGTTGCTATGATTGGTATTGCAGTTGGTCTTGGTATCAATCCGGCAATGGCAGCTGGTGCAGTTGTATCCGGTTCTTACTTTGGTGACAAAATGTCTCCATTATCTGATACAACAAACTTAGCACCAACGGTCGCAGGTGCTACTCTGTTCGATCACATTCAGCATATGGTTTGGACCGTTACTCCTTCCTTACTCATTTCGCTTGTTATCTATGCAATACTCGGTATGGGAAAAGGCAGCGGTGACGTAGACTTGAGCCTAGCTACCACCTTACAGGATGAAATCCTAAATGAATTTTCAATTTCTCCAATTCTTTTAATCGCGCCGATTCTTCTGATTGCGATTGTAGTACTAAAAGTTCCGGCACTTCCTGGTTTAATGGGAGGAATTATTGTTGGACTTATCTTTATGGTTACTATGCAAGGGATACCTGTAAATGAATGGTTCGGAATTATGCACTATGGATACGAATCGATCAGTGAAGTTGCTCTAAATGATGATTATACCGTAGCTGACCTTCTTGGCGGCGGCGGCATGTCTTCCATGCTATGGACAGTAAACTTGATTTTATGTGCAATGACCTTTGGCGGTATCATGGACTGCACCGGCATGCTAGCTGCTTTAGCAGAAGCACTGTTAAAGGTAGCAAAGAGCACAGGTGCATTAGTAACAGTTACCGTGTGCTCCTGTATCTTTGTAAATATCATCGCTTCTGACCAGTATCTCTCCATCATTCTTCCTGGACGTATGTATAAAGAAGCATTTGAAGACAAAAAACTGAAGGCGAAGAACTTGTCCAGATGCTTAGAAGACTCTGGTACAATTACCTCCGCATTAGTACCATGGAACACTTGCGGTGCTTCCATGACAAAATTCTTAGGTGTTGATACCTTTGCATATGCACCATATGCGTTCTTAAACTGGATCAACCCACTGGTATCTATTTTCTACGGATTTACCGGAATCTCTATGGAAAAGATGACAGATGAAGAATATGAAGCTCTATTGGAGCAAAGAAGACTAGATGCAGAGATTGCTGCAAAATCGATAGAATAA
- the glmS gene encoding glutamine--fructose-6-phosphate transaminase (isomerizing) — protein sequence MCGIVGYVGDQNACDIIIDGLKKLEYRGYDSSGIALYEKGELEIHKYKGRISNLEDAIADYNFKSTIGIGHTRWATHGEPSDLNAHPHVSMDKTIAVVHNGIVENFVELKEWLIKEHGIVFTSGTDTEVIAHLIQVCYKGDLTDAVFEAVDKMRGAYALGVVCSKEPDKLIAVRKDSPLVVGLGKGSNFIASDIPALLKHVREIYLIENNETVVLTKNKVTLYNAERQEVKREVFHVTWDADAAEKEGYDHFMLKEIHEQPKGILKTLTRRLGENNEINLDGITMTKDDIESFNKVYIVACGTAYHAGMVGKFIIEKLAKIPVEIDVASEFRYRDPFVDDKTLFIAVSQSGETLDTLAALREAKRKGARVLSIVNVVGSSVARESDDVFYTWAGPEIAVASTKAYTTQLMCMYLIALYMGKTKGCLPIEEYTRYLEELKEIPDKIKTILKQEKVIQNMAKELYKREQVFFIGRGADVGVSYEGSLKLKEISYINSFAIAAGELKHGTIALIEQDTLVIALATQDALFAKMLSNIQEVKARGAYVVGFAKENNKEMGRQANQVFYIPECMDEITPLLSVIPLQMLAYYIAKLRGCDIDKPKNLAKSVTVE from the coding sequence ATGTGCGGAATAGTAGGATATGTGGGCGATCAAAATGCCTGCGATATTATTATAGATGGATTAAAGAAATTAGAATACAGAGGATATGATTCTTCTGGAATTGCACTTTATGAAAAGGGAGAACTGGAAATACACAAGTATAAAGGGCGTATATCAAATTTAGAGGATGCAATTGCCGATTATAATTTTAAAAGCACAATTGGTATAGGACATACGAGATGGGCAACGCATGGTGAGCCATCCGATTTAAATGCGCATCCCCATGTCAGTATGGATAAAACGATAGCAGTTGTTCATAACGGCATTGTGGAAAATTTTGTAGAATTAAAGGAATGGCTGATAAAAGAGCATGGAATTGTTTTTACATCAGGAACAGATACAGAAGTGATTGCCCACTTAATTCAGGTATGCTATAAGGGTGACTTGACTGATGCGGTTTTCGAAGCTGTTGATAAGATGCGAGGAGCTTATGCATTAGGTGTTGTGTGCAGCAAGGAGCCAGACAAATTGATTGCAGTACGGAAGGATAGTCCATTGGTTGTAGGCTTGGGAAAGGGGAGCAATTTTATTGCTTCGGATATACCAGCTTTGCTAAAGCATGTTCGTGAGATTTATCTAATTGAGAATAATGAAACTGTAGTGCTGACAAAAAATAAAGTGACGCTTTATAATGCAGAACGGCAAGAAGTAAAACGTGAAGTTTTTCATGTGACATGGGATGCAGACGCTGCCGAAAAAGAAGGCTACGATCATTTTATGTTAAAAGAGATACACGAACAGCCAAAAGGGATATTGAAGACGTTAACCAGACGCCTGGGTGAAAATAACGAGATCAATTTAGACGGAATAACCATGACGAAAGATGACATAGAGTCTTTTAATAAGGTTTACATCGTTGCTTGTGGAACTGCTTACCATGCAGGAATGGTTGGTAAATTTATCATAGAGAAGCTTGCAAAGATACCGGTTGAAATAGATGTGGCTTCTGAATTTCGTTACCGAGATCCTTTTGTTGATGATAAGACGTTATTCATTGCAGTCAGCCAATCAGGAGAGACCTTAGATACGCTGGCCGCATTGCGGGAGGCGAAAAGAAAAGGCGCTAGAGTCTTATCTATTGTAAATGTAGTGGGAAGTTCTGTTGCAAGAGAATCGGATGATGTTTTTTATACGTGGGCAGGACCTGAAATTGCTGTTGCTTCAACGAAAGCTTATACAACGCAATTAATGTGTATGTATTTGATTGCATTATATATGGGAAAGACCAAAGGCTGTCTGCCTATTGAAGAGTATACTCGTTATTTGGAAGAATTAAAGGAGATTCCTGATAAAATAAAAACAATATTAAAACAAGAAAAAGTAATTCAAAATATGGCAAAAGAACTATATAAGAGAGAGCAGGTTTTCTTTATTGGCCGAGGTGCAGATGTAGGAGTTTCTTATGAAGGGTCATTGAAGCTAAAGGAAATTTCCTATATTAATTCGTTTGCAATTGCGGCGGGAGAGCTAAAGCATGGGACGATTGCTTTAATAGAACAAGATACGCTGGTAATTGCATTGGCAACACAGGATGCATTGTTTGCGAAGATGTTATCAAACATTCAAGAGGTAAAAGCAAGAGGTGCCTATGTGGTTGGCTTTGCAAAGGAAAACAATAAGGAGATGGGAAGGCAGGCCAATCAAGTATTTTATATTCCAGAATGCATGGATGAAATTACGCCATTGTTGTCCGTAATCCCGCTTCAAATGCTGGCATATTATATTGCAAAACTGAGAGGATGCGACATTGATAAACCTAAAAATTTAGCTAAAAGTGTTACTGTTGAATAG
- a CDS encoding threonine aldolase family protein — protein MYSFICDYSEGAHPNILKSLASTCYEQNEGYNYDRHCINAANLIKKEINHEDVDVYFLPGGTPTNLISIAACLRSYEAVIAPSTGHIEVHETGAIEATGHKILSVKTPDGKLTPSHIQEVLDGFEDEHTVRRKMVFLTNPTENGTIYLKSELLAIRKICDENDMYLYIDGARLGSAIMAEGNDVKMEDLPKIADIFYIGGTKNGALMAEALIIVNEKIKPDFRFHIKQRGALTAKGSVLGIQFEELMRDKLYFKLAKHSNDMAQKMAREFERLGFTFLTDSPTNQIFPIIPNTIITELEKSYQFYVWQIIDKDHSAIRLVTSWATPEERINEFLKDLNQLAQSLHMIKNL, from the coding sequence ATGTATAGTTTTATTTGCGATTACAGCGAAGGGGCACATCCTAATATCTTAAAATCACTGGCCAGCACTTGCTATGAACAAAACGAAGGATATAATTATGATCGGCACTGTATAAATGCTGCAAATCTAATTAAAAAAGAGATCAATCATGAAGATGTAGATGTTTATTTTCTTCCAGGCGGAACTCCGACCAATCTAATTTCAATCGCTGCTTGTTTACGTTCCTATGAAGCAGTCATTGCACCAAGTACCGGTCACATCGAAGTACACGAGACAGGTGCAATTGAAGCCACCGGGCATAAAATTCTCTCTGTTAAAACACCAGATGGAAAATTGACGCCTTCACATATTCAAGAAGTCTTAGATGGTTTTGAGGACGAGCATACAGTTCGAAGAAAAATGGTCTTTCTCACAAACCCAACGGAAAACGGCACCATTTATCTAAAATCAGAATTACTGGCAATCCGCAAAATATGTGATGAGAATGATATGTATCTTTATATTGATGGTGCACGCTTGGGAAGTGCAATCATGGCGGAAGGGAATGATGTCAAAATGGAAGACCTTCCTAAAATTGCAGACATCTTTTATATAGGCGGAACAAAAAATGGTGCACTGATGGCAGAAGCTTTGATCATCGTAAACGAAAAAATCAAGCCGGATTTTCGCTTCCATATTAAACAGAGAGGGGCCTTGACTGCGAAAGGAAGTGTACTGGGAATACAATTTGAAGAATTAATGCGGGACAAGCTGTATTTTAAATTAGCAAAACATTCTAATGATATGGCCCAAAAAATGGCAAGAGAATTTGAACGATTGGGTTTTACATTTCTGACAGATTCACCAACAAACCAAATATTTCCAATTATTCCAAATACAATCATTACCGAATTGGAAAAGTCTTATCAATTCTATGTATGGCAGATCATCGACAAAGATCACAGTGCAATCCGATTGGTCACATCTTGGGCAACTCCTGAAGAAAGGATCAATGAATTTCTTAAGGACTTGAATCAACTCGCTCAATCCTTGCACATGATTAAAAATTTATAA
- a CDS encoding Na+/H+ antiporter NhaC family protein yields MKALIKFLPVIVLAALMICGFDALLAAPIATIAAILIAMLTDKLKFQDCIDAAMESVSKILVALFILMFAYAMASSFMSTGVGASIVNVALSLGVTARTVAMVGLIVTAILSVATGTSWGTFAACAPIFLWLNHIVGGDLYLTTAAIAGGACFGDNIGLISDTTVVSSGIQGVEVIDRIRHQGVWSIGSLVVAAAITFVIGLTLGLPNESTNAGAVISQIPDEVWTALAEKRPAAVDLLNQVQAGVPVYMIIPLILVIVTAILGFSTFLCLGTGLLSAYVLGLFAGTVTSTMDYLKMIMDGFGEAGSWVIVMMMWVAAFGGIMRKIAAFAPLSRLVSAISHNVRQLMFCNSVLSLLGNACLADEMAQIVTVGPIIKDLVDENVVAETEEDMYKLKLRNATFSDALGVFGSQLIPWHVYMGFYLGIASAVYPLQEIAAFDIIKYNVMAMTAVLSIMILTLTGWDRFVPLFRLPREPQVQLKKKMKQGMAER; encoded by the coding sequence ATGAAAGCTTTAATCAAATTCTTACCGGTTATTGTTCTTGCAGCTCTTATGATATGCGGGTTCGATGCTTTACTTGCGGCTCCGATCGCAACGATCGCTGCGATCCTCATTGCTATGCTGACAGACAAGCTGAAGTTTCAAGACTGTATTGATGCTGCAATGGAAAGTGTGAGCAAAATTTTGGTTGCACTCTTTATCTTGATGTTTGCTTATGCTATGGCAAGTTCATTTATGTCAACTGGCGTAGGAGCATCAATTGTAAACGTCGCATTATCTTTAGGAGTAACTGCGAGAACAGTAGCGATGGTGGGACTTATTGTAACGGCAATATTGTCCGTTGCTACGGGAACTTCTTGGGGAACCTTTGCGGCATGCGCACCAATTTTCTTATGGTTAAACCATATTGTAGGCGGGGATTTATATTTAACAACCGCTGCAATTGCCGGCGGTGCCTGCTTCGGAGACAACATCGGATTGATTTCGGATACGACTGTAGTTTCTTCCGGTATCCAAGGTGTAGAGGTTATTGACCGAATCAGACATCAGGGTGTTTGGTCAATCGGTTCTTTAGTAGTTGCGGCAGCGATTACTTTCGTGATAGGTCTTACTTTAGGACTTCCAAACGAATCGACAAATGCTGGTGCGGTTATCAGCCAGATTCCGGATGAAGTTTGGACTGCATTGGCTGAGAAAAGACCGGCTGCGGTGGACTTATTGAATCAGGTACAAGCAGGTGTTCCTGTGTATATGATTATTCCTTTAATCTTGGTAATCGTGACTGCAATTTTAGGATTTTCAACATTCCTTTGCTTAGGAACTGGTCTACTTTCTGCGTATGTTTTAGGACTCTTTGCCGGAACAGTTACCAGTACGATGGATTACTTAAAAATGATTATGGATGGATTCGGTGAAGCTGGTTCTTGGGTAATTGTTATGATGATGTGGGTTGCTGCATTTGGCGGTATCATGAGAAAAATAGCAGCATTTGCACCGCTTTCCAGGCTTGTATCTGCAATATCTCATAATGTTAGACAGTTGATGTTCTGCAACAGCGTTCTGTCCTTACTTGGCAATGCATGCTTGGCAGATGAGATGGCACAGATTGTAACGGTAGGACCGATCATTAAAGACTTGGTAGATGAGAATGTAGTCGCAGAAACAGAAGAAGATATGTACAAGCTTAAGCTGAGAAATGCAACTTTCTCGGATGCTCTTGGCGTATTTGGTTCTCAGTTAATTCCTTGGCACGTATACATGGGCTTCTACTTAGGAATTGCATCTGCAGTATATCCGCTTCAAGAAATTGCAGCGTTTGACATTATTAAATATAACGTTATGGCAATGACGGCTGTGTTGTCCATTATGATCTTAACATTGACCGGATGGGATCGTTTCGTTCCATTATTCAGGCTTCCTAGAGAACCACAGGTTCAGCTGAAGAAAAAAATGAAGCAAGGAATGGCAGAGCGTTAA
- the glmM gene encoding phosphoglucosamine mutase — protein sequence MGRLFGTDGVRGIANSELTPELAFRLGKAGAYVLGKEGQRPVVIIGKDTRVSGDMLEDAISAGILAMGGNVIKIGVLPTPAVAYLVRYFHADAGVVISASHNPFEYNGIKFFNSDGFKLDDEIEDEIEDIILRNTDVHTNITGELLGRSLEANEDALSLYAEFLKGTVDVNLVGMKLVIDCANGAAYQVAERVFRELGAKVTVLFNEPNGHNINDKCGSTHPEKLQAAVIREKADIGLAFDGDADRLIAVDEKGKILDGDQMIYICAKMLEKAGKLKDHLVTATVMSNIGFHKAIESIGAKVETTQVGDRYVLESMLKTGCVIGGEQSGHIIFLNHTTTGDGILSALQLLQAIKQSGKKPSELSKEITIYPQILKNAKIKNEHKKNYMEHPEVKSEIEKMEKIMGGKGRVLIRPSGTEPLVRVMLEGENIEQITTLAEDLATLITKFLS from the coding sequence ATGGGTAGATTATTTGGGACGGATGGAGTGAGAGGGATTGCTAATTCTGAATTAACACCGGAATTGGCCTTTCGTTTAGGAAAAGCCGGAGCTTATGTTTTGGGAAAAGAGGGACAGCGCCCGGTTGTTATTATTGGGAAAGATACCAGAGTTTCCGGTGACATGCTGGAGGATGCAATCAGTGCTGGCATATTAGCAATGGGTGGAAATGTTATTAAAATCGGTGTGCTTCCAACTCCTGCAGTTGCATATTTAGTTCGTTATTTTCATGCAGATGCAGGTGTTGTTATATCTGCATCACATAATCCTTTCGAATATAATGGAATTAAGTTCTTTAACAGCGATGGGTTTAAATTGGATGACGAAATTGAAGACGAAATTGAAGACATCATACTGAGAAATACTGACGTGCATACGAATATCACAGGAGAGCTTTTGGGAAGATCCTTGGAGGCAAACGAGGACGCGCTGTCTTTATATGCAGAGTTCTTAAAAGGTACGGTAGATGTGAATTTAGTGGGGATGAAGCTTGTCATTGATTGTGCAAATGGGGCTGCTTATCAAGTTGCTGAGCGTGTGTTTCGTGAACTTGGTGCAAAAGTGACAGTGCTGTTTAATGAACCCAACGGGCATAATATTAATGATAAATGCGGGTCTACACATCCGGAAAAACTGCAAGCTGCGGTTATTCGAGAAAAGGCAGATATTGGTCTTGCTTTTGATGGAGATGCGGATCGCTTAATTGCAGTGGATGAAAAAGGGAAAATACTGGATGGTGATCAAATGATCTACATTTGTGCAAAAATGTTGGAGAAGGCCGGAAAGCTAAAGGATCATCTGGTAACTGCAACCGTTATGAGTAATATTGGTTTTCATAAGGCAATTGAGAGCATCGGTGCAAAAGTAGAGACGACGCAAGTAGGTGATCGGTATGTGTTGGAAAGTATGCTGAAAACGGGATGCGTGATTGGAGGCGAACAATCTGGGCATATTATCTTTTTAAATCATACTACAACCGGAGATGGCATTTTGTCAGCATTGCAGCTGTTGCAGGCCATTAAGCAGTCAGGGAAGAAACCTTCAGAACTTTCGAAGGAAATCACAATATACCCGCAGATATTAAAAAATGCAAAAATTAAAAATGAACATAAAAAGAATTATATGGAACATCCGGAAGTTAAATCTGAAATAGAAAAAATGGAAAAAATAATGGGAGGGAAAGGGAGAGTTTTAATCCGCCCTTCGGGTACGGAGCCGCTTGTACGTGTTATGCTTGAAGGAGAAAACATCGAGCAAATTACAACTTTAGCAGAAGATTTGGCAACATTAATAACAAAATTTCTTTCTTAA
- a CDS encoding YbbR-like domain-containing protein encodes MSNSTFNKILSIVIALLLWIYVIGEVNPTTQHTFTNVPVSLVSMETLTSRNLAVAGDSEYTVDIVVEGQRADVSKLTMDEVVATADLFGFGKGQSYIEVSVKVPENVKKIEVRPARIPVNIEELVAVSKPVRVTVSGLETGDQEVGNIKLKPSEIEVTGAKSQVDSVEYIQATLDATKVLENGSTLQVTAVPIDGDETPVRNVRLSSEYVEISAKLFGVKTVKLNTKTTGELAEGYEISSIELPETIRIKGSKSVLRNLSEVSTEPIDITDISSNTTQRVKVNLPDGVELANTNKTIEAKIYIRDVVSKEFEYSSDEIQIEGLSEGYEASIQTSPVILKVIGEESAMGLIQKEDFTLSIDLSEADTTTASAKVIVNHTKTVSRIIVTPEKLNVTVNEES; translated from the coding sequence ATGAGCAATAGTACATTTAACAAAATACTCTCTATTGTGATTGCCTTATTGCTTTGGATTTATGTGATTGGAGAAGTAAATCCAACGACACAGCATACATTCACGAATGTACCGGTTTCACTGGTGAGCATGGAGACTCTTACTTCAAGAAATTTGGCTGTTGCCGGGGACAGTGAATATACAGTGGATATCGTTGTAGAAGGGCAAAGGGCAGATGTATCAAAGCTGACAATGGATGAAGTGGTTGCAACTGCAGATCTTTTTGGTTTTGGCAAGGGGCAGAGCTATATAGAGGTCTCTGTGAAAGTGCCGGAAAATGTAAAGAAAATTGAGGTTCGACCTGCGAGAATTCCGGTTAATATTGAGGAGCTTGTGGCAGTGAGTAAGCCGGTTCGAGTTACAGTAAGTGGGCTGGAAACAGGAGATCAAGAAGTTGGAAATATTAAATTGAAGCCAAGCGAAATTGAGGTTACAGGTGCGAAGTCTCAGGTTGATTCCGTTGAATACATCCAAGCAACACTTGATGCAACGAAGGTTTTAGAAAATGGAAGCACTTTACAGGTAACCGCAGTTCCGATTGACGGTGATGAAACACCGGTACGGAATGTAAGGCTTTCTTCAGAGTATGTTGAAATAAGTGCGAAATTATTTGGAGTAAAAACGGTAAAATTAAATACGAAAACGACAGGTGAACTTGCAGAAGGGTATGAGATATCAAGCATTGAGTTGCCGGAAACAATAAGAATAAAAGGATCGAAATCAGTACTGCGAAATTTATCTGAAGTCAGCACGGAGCCGATTGATATAACGGATATTTCATCCAATACAACGCAAAGGGTAAAAGTAAATCTTCCAGATGGAGTAGAGCTTGCCAATACGAACAAAACAATTGAAGCAAAAATTTATATACGAGATGTTGTATCGAAAGAGTTTGAGTACAGTTCGGATGAAATTCAGATAGAAGGATTGTCGGAAGGATATGAAGCATCCATTCAAACATCGCCGGTGATACTGAAAGTGATTGGTGAAGAAAGTGCGATGGGATTGATTCAAAAAGAAGATTTCACACTTTCTATCGACCTGTCTGAGGCAGATACGACAACTGCCTCTGCAAAGGTAATTGTGAACCATACAAAAACAGTAAGTCGTATTATTGTTACACCAGAAAAGTTAAACGTTACAGTAAACGAGGAATCATAG
- the cdaA gene encoding diadenylate cyclase CdaA, with protein MSDIFSNIFSGIGISDVIDVIIVAFVVYKIVGFIRETRAEQLAKGLMVLVIANFASRLFHLYTLNWILVKTMDLGVIALIIVFQPELRRALEYLGRSKIITKQFVQMDKEKAKQLTSVLIKTVEYFSSNKVGALIILERETTLTDIAETGTVVDSKVSFELLGNLFYEGAPLHDGAAILRGDRILAAGCVLPLTQNKDLSKDLGTRHRAGIGITENSDAISLIVSEETGIISIATDGKLSRFLDLKTVEKTLLNLYLSQLNANGNKMPFFSWLRRRDKDEQ; from the coding sequence ATGTCAGATATTTTTTCTAACATTTTTTCTGGAATTGGAATTTCAGATGTGATAGATGTTATAATTGTTGCATTTGTAGTTTATAAAATAGTTGGTTTTATTAGAGAAACGAGAGCGGAGCAGTTGGCCAAGGGATTGATGGTATTGGTAATTGCTAATTTTGCATCTCGTCTTTTTCATCTTTATACATTAAACTGGATCTTAGTGAAAACAATGGATTTAGGAGTGATTGCGCTGATTATTGTGTTTCAGCCTGAGCTGCGTCGTGCACTTGAGTATTTGGGAAGAAGCAAAATTATTACCAAGCAGTTTGTACAGATGGATAAAGAAAAGGCAAAACAGCTTACTTCTGTTTTAATTAAAACCGTCGAATATTTTTCTTCAAATAAAGTTGGCGCACTTATAATTTTAGAGCGTGAAACGACATTGACTGATATTGCAGAAACTGGCACAGTTGTTGATTCAAAAGTATCTTTTGAACTGTTAGGCAATTTGTTTTACGAAGGAGCACCGTTGCATGACGGAGCAGCGATATTAAGAGGAGACCGGATTTTAGCTGCAGGCTGTGTACTGCCTTTAACTCAAAATAAAGATCTGAGTAAAGACTTAGGAACCAGACACCGTGCGGGAATTGGAATCACAGAAAATTCCGATGCAATTAGTTTAATTGTATCAGAAGAAACGGGTATTATCTCGATTGCAACTGATGGTAAACTCTCACGTTTCTTAGATTTAAAAACTGTTGAAAAAACTCTTTTGAATTTATATTTAAGCCAGCTTAATGCCAATGGGAATAAAATGCCATTTTTTAGCTGGTTAAGGAGGCGTGATAAGGATGAGCAATAG
- the hpf gene encoding ribosome hibernation-promoting factor, HPF/YfiA family, protein MKVIITSKNFSSSANLNDTVTSKFEKLSKYFSSDIVANVTMTVEKERQRVEATINANGTLFRAEDTSLDAYASVDRVVDKLASQMSRFKTKLLRKHKGQKELNFIELPDIEENEVEDVKVVRRKTFELQPMSVDEAVMQMELLGHTFFVFLNIDTDSVGVVYKRKDKDYGLLETQY, encoded by the coding sequence ATGAAAGTGATTATTACAAGCAAGAATTTTAGTTCTAGCGCCAATTTGAACGATACCGTTACATCAAAATTTGAAAAATTATCTAAGTATTTTTCTAGCGATATCGTAGCAAATGTCACAATGACTGTAGAAAAGGAAAGACAAAGAGTTGAGGCAACGATTAACGCAAATGGTACTCTTTTCCGAGCTGAAGATACTTCACTGGATGCTTATGCCAGCGTGGATCGCGTTGTGGATAAGTTGGCTTCTCAAATGTCCAGATTTAAGACAAAGCTTTTACGTAAGCATAAGGGGCAAAAAGAACTTAATTTTATAGAACTTCCTGATATTGAAGAAAATGAAGTGGAAGATGTAAAAGTAGTTCGAAGAAAGACCTTTGAATTACAGCCAATGTCAGTGGATGAGGCTGTTATGCAAATGGAATTGCTGGGGCACACATTCTTTGTATTCTTAAACATTGACACCGATAGCGTAGGTGTCGTTTACAAAAGAAAAGACAAGGATTACGGTTTACTAGAGACACAATATTAA
- a CDS encoding ComF family protein — translation MQFAKKLSEWVKMALEAVFPSNIYCICCNDFIDSKQLYALCSSCMHKLHWIVESTCPKCGKSVEEEGLCLDCSASHRWFEKGISCVQYGRLEKEVIHRFKYRDAAYIGCKLAQLMAERFEIENLSVDAIVAVPMYLKKERRRGYNQAAVLAKELSREMGIEYINGLLIRTRDTVPMSELSADERIKNVKNAFTVNQNYYNIVEYKKILLVDDVFTTGNTVNECSRVLKECGADSIYVLTFASGVGK, via the coding sequence ATGCAATTCGCTAAAAAATTAAGTGAATGGGTGAAAATGGCATTGGAAGCTGTCTTCCCTTCTAATATTTATTGCATTTGCTGCAATGATTTTATTGATAGTAAGCAGCTTTATGCTTTGTGCTCCTCCTGTATGCATAAGTTACATTGGATTGTGGAATCAACTTGTCCAAAATGTGGAAAAAGTGTAGAAGAAGAAGGACTGTGCTTGGATTGCAGTGCTTCTCATCGATGGTTTGAAAAAGGAATTTCCTGTGTACAGTACGGAAGATTAGAAAAAGAAGTGATTCACCGTTTTAAGTACCGTGATGCTGCTTATATCGGTTGCAAACTGGCACAACTTATGGCAGAACGCTTCGAGATAGAAAACCTTTCGGTTGATGCGATTGTTGCAGTTCCTATGTATTTAAAAAAGGAAAGAAGGAGAGGCTACAATCAGGCAGCGGTGCTCGCAAAAGAATTATCAAGGGAAATGGGCATAGAATATATAAACGGGCTGCTGATCCGTACGCGTGATACGGTCCCCATGAGTGAACTTTCTGCCGACGAAAGAATTAAAAATGTAAAAAATGCATTTACGGTGAATCAAAATTATTATAATATAGTAGAGTATAAAAAAATATTATTAGTGGATGATGTTTTTACTACCGGAAATACGGTAAATGAATGCAGCCGTGTGTTAAAGGAATGTGGAGCGGACAGCATTTATGTTTTAACCTTTGCTTCTGGTGTAGGCAAATAA